ACGGAAGCGGTGCGGCCAACGGAAGCGGTGCGGCCAACGGAGCCGACCAGGCCCACGACGTCGGCGGCGCGGCAGGCACGAGCGGCACGGGCACCACCGGCACCACGAGCGGTGCGGGCGGTGCGGACACCACGAGCGGCGCGGGCACCATCGGCGCCACGAGCGGCGCAGGCGCCGGCGGCGCGGGCCGGGCGCAGGATCTCAGCAGGCTCGGTGGCCTCAGCGGCATGGACGCCACCGGCGGCCCCGCCCTGGCCGAGCGCGCGGAGCCTCCCGCCGAGCACGCCGTCCCGCAGGCGGGCGACCCCTCCCTCGTGCTGCTGCGCCGGGTGGGAATCGTCGACCCGGCGAGCCTGGACGACTACCGGGCCGAGGGCGGCTACGCCGCGCTGCGCGAGGCCGTCAGGATCGGTCCCGCCGGAGTCATCCGCGAGGTGCTCGAATCCGGCCTCGTCGGGCGGGGCGGCGCGGCGTTCCCCACCGGGCGCAAGTGGGAGGCCACGGCCCGCCAGCTCGACCACCCCCACTACCTGGTCTGCAACGCCGACGAGAGCGAGCCGGGCACCTTCAAGGACCGCGTGATCATGGAGGGTGACCCGTACGCGCTGGTGGAGGCGATGACCATCGCCGCGTACGCCACCGGCTGTCCCAAGGGCTACCTCTACATCCGCGGGGAGTATCCCCGGGCGATCGGCCGGATGGCCCACGCCATCGACGTCGCCCGCGCACGCGGCCTGCTCGGGGCCGACGTCATGGGACAGGGCTTCGCCTTCGACATCGAGATCAGGCGCGGCGCGGGCGCCTACATCTGCGGCGAGGAGACCGCGATCTTCAACTCGATCGAGGGCTTCCGCGGCGAACCGCGCAGCAAGCCGCCCTTCCCCGTGGAGAAGGGCCTGTTCGGCAAGCCCACCGTGGTCAACAACGTCGAGACGCTGGTCAACGTGCTGCCCATCCTCGCCGGTGGGGCCGCCGCCTACGCGGCGACCGGCACGGAGGGCTCGACGGGCACCAAGCTGTTCTGCGTCTCGGGCACGGTCGCCAAGCCGGGTGTCTACGAGCTGCCGTTCGGCGCCACCCTGCGCGAGCTGCTCACGCTGTCCGGGGGCGCGACCGGGACGCTCCGGGCGGTGCTGCTGGGCGGCGCGGCCGGCGGGTTCGTCCGCCCGGACGAGCTCGACGTCCCGCTGACCTTCGAGGGCACCCGGGCGGCCGGCACGACCCTGGGTTCGGGTGTGGTCCTGGTGCTCGACGACAGCGTCGACCTGGCCCACATCCTCCTGCGCATCGCGGAGTTCTTCCGCGACGAGTCGTGCGGGCAGTGCGTGCCCTGCCGGGTGGGCACCGTACGGCAGGAGGAGGCCCTGCACCGGCTGAGCCGCAGGCCCACGGCCGGCGACATCGCGCTGCTGCGGGAGGTCGGCCAGGCCATGCGCGACGCCTCGATCTGCGGGCTCGGCCAGACCGCCTGGAACGCCGTCGAGTCGGCCATCGACCGGCTGGGCGTCTTCTCCCCCTCGGAGGCATCATGAGTGTTCCCCTGCAGCCGCCCCGGCGGCTGATCGAGATAACCGTCGACGGCGACCCGGTCCGGGTGCCGGAGGGCTCGACCGTGCTGGACGCCTGCTCGGCGGCGGGCAAGGACATCCCGACCCTCTGCTACGGCGACACCCTCACCCCGAAGAACGCCTGCCGGGTCTGCGTGGTCGAGGTCGAGGGCGCCCGGACGCTCGCCCCCGCCTGCTCGCGCAGGGCCGAGCCCGGCATGGTCGTCGGCACCGCGACCGAGCGCGCCCGGCACAGCCGCAAGATCGTCCTGGAGCTGCTGGCCTCGACGGCCGACCTGTCCACCACGCCGCGCGCGGCCGAGTGGATCGAGGAGTACGGCGCGCGGCCCGACCGCTTCGGCGAGGAGGCCGCCACGGTCGCGCAGCCCGCGAAGGTCGACAACGACCTCTACGTGCGCGACTACTCCAAGTGCATCCTCTGCTACAAGTGCGTCGACGCCTGTGGCGACCAGTGGCAGAACAGCTTCGCCATCTCGGTCGCCGGGCGGGGCTTCGACGCGATGATCTCGACCGAGCACGACGCCCCGCTCACCGACTCGGCCTGCGTCTACTGCGGCAACTGCGTGGAGGTCTGCCCCACCGGGGCGCTGTCGTTCAAGAGCGAGTTCGACATGCGCGCCGCGGGCAGCTGGGACGAGTCCCGGCAGACCGAGACGACGACGATCTGCAGTTACTGCGGGGTCGGCTGCAACCTGACCCTGCACGTGCAGGACAACCGGATCGTCAAGGTGAGCTCGCCGCACGACAACCCGGTCACCCACGGCAACCTGTGCATCAAGGGCCGTTTCGGCTTCCAGCACGTCCAGAACGTGGCCTCCCAGGAGGACGCGATCCCCGTCTCCGGCCCCGTGTCCAGCTCTGTCTCCGGCTCTGCCCCAGGTTCCGTTCCCGGCGCGCGGACGGCCCCGGCCGATGGGTAGGGTCACCGTCAAACGCCGGGTCCTGCGGCTGCGGGAGACCGCGGCCGCCCATCGGGTCGACGTGCTGGCGGCCGAGGAGCCGCTGGAGATCCGGCTCGACGGGCGGCCGCTCACGATCACCATGCGCACGCCGGGCGACGACTTCGACCTGGCGGCGGGCTTCCTGGTGAGCGAGGGAGTGGTCACCTCCGCCGAGGAGGTCACCGCGATCCGCTACTGCGCGGGCGCCACCGCCGACGGCGCCAACACCTACAACGTGCTCGACGTCAGGCTGGCGGCGGGCACGTCCCCGCCGGCGACCTCGCTGGAGCGCAACTTCTACACCACCTCCTCGTGCGGGGTGTGCGGCAAGGCCTCGCTCGACGCGGTCCGCACGGTCGCCAAGTGGCGGGTGGACGGCGACCCCGCGCCGGTGACGGCCGAGGTGATCGCGGCGCTGCCCGACCGGCTTCGCGCGGCCCAGCGGGTGTTCGACCGGACCGGCGGGCTGCACGCCGCGGGCCTGTTCACGCTCGGCGGCGACGCGCTCTGCGTGCGCGAGGACGTGGGCCGGCACAACGCGGTGGACAAGCTGGTGGGCTGGGCGCTGCGCGACGGACGCCTGCCGCTCGCCTCGACCGTGCTCATGGTGTCGGGACGCGCCTCCTTCGAGCTGGTCCAGAAGGCGGTGATGGCCGGCATCCCGATCCTCGCCGCCGTCTCGGCCCCCTCCTCGCTGGCCGTGGAGCTGGCCGCCGAGGCGGGGCTGACACTCATCGGGTTCGTCAGGGGCAGCTCGATGAACGTCTACACCGGGGAAGGACGCGTCGGCCTGGTCCCCGGCTGAGCTCGGGCCGCACCCCCCACGCCGGGCGCCCACACCCTCAGCGCCGCGGCCTACCGGGAGCCGGGAGGTGCGGCCCGCGACACTCCTCACCGGGCTGAAGCCACCGCGTTCGCCCCACACCGACCGCCGAGGCCGGGGAGCGGCGGCTCCCCGGCCCGGCGACGAGAGCCCGGCCCGCGATACTCGCCCCCTTCGCCGGCCGGGCTCTCTGACGCCCGCGCCCCGTTCCAGTACGGTGGCTCCCCGCGCGTGGAGTGGCGCCCTCGGCGGGGCGTCGCGCGAGACTCGATTTTGACAACCGTTTTCATTTACGCGCATACTAGTCGACATGATGTCCGAGTCCTCCCGACGTATCCGCATACGTAATGTCAGCCTGGCTGCGTCCGCCGCCCTTCTCGCCGCCACCACCGCCTGCGGCGCCGAAGTCGGCTCGACCAGCGGCGACTCACCCGGGGGGGCGTCGAGCGCCTCCACGGACGGGAAGACCGCCGTCACCGCGGCCATGTATCCCCTGCAGTGGCTCGCCGAGCGGGTGGGCGGCCCCGACTCGGCCGTCACCGGCCTGACCAAGCCCGGCGTCGAGCCGCACGATCTGGAGCTGTCCCCGATCCAGGTGGGCGGGCTGGAGACGACGGGGCTCGTCGTCTATATCAGGGGCGTCCAGCCCGCGGTGGACGAGGCCGTCGAGCAGCACGCCGCCGACCGGGCCTTCGACGCGGCCACCGCGGTCACCCCCCTTCCCGCGGTCGCGGAGGAGGAACACCACGGTGAGGAGGGACACGACCACGAGGAGACCGGTTACGACCCCCACCTCTGGCTCGACCCGGCTCGCTTCGCGACGGTCGCCACCAAGCTCGGCGAGAGGCTGGCCGCCGCCGACCCCGCGCACGCGCGGGGCTACCGGGACCGCGCCGCCGCCACCGCCGCCGACCTCATCGCTCTGGACCGGGAACTGGCCAAGGGCCTGGCCACCTGCTCGTCGGACGCGATCGTCACCAGCCACGCCGCGTTCGGCTATCTCGCCGACCGCTACCGACTGCACCAGATCGGTATCAGCGGCCTCGATCCCGACGCCGAGCCCTCTCCCGCCCGCCTCGCCGAAGTGGCAAAAGTGGCCAAGCAGGAGAAAGTAACTACGATTTTCACCGAAACCCTCGTCAGCCCGAAGGTCGCCGAGATTCTCGCCCAGGAGGTCGGTGCGAAGACCGCGGTTCTCGACCCGGTGGAAAGCCGGCCGTCGAACGGCGACTACCTGTCCGCCATGCGCCAGAACCTCTCCACACTCCAGACAGCGCTCAGCTGCTCGTAAAGGTCACACGTGACATCCAGCAAAACGGTTTTCACCATGAACGGCGGCCAGGTCAACCTGGACCGCCGTCCGGTGCTTCGCGGTATCGACCTGTCCGTCGAACCCGGCGA
This region of Streptosporangium sp. NBC_01495 genomic DNA includes:
- a CDS encoding 2Fe-2S iron-sulfur cluster-binding protein, with translation MSVPLQPPRRLIEITVDGDPVRVPEGSTVLDACSAAGKDIPTLCYGDTLTPKNACRVCVVEVEGARTLAPACSRRAEPGMVVGTATERARHSRKIVLELLASTADLSTTPRAAEWIEEYGARPDRFGEEAATVAQPAKVDNDLYVRDYSKCILCYKCVDACGDQWQNSFAISVAGRGFDAMISTEHDAPLTDSACVYCGNCVEVCPTGALSFKSEFDMRAAGSWDESRQTETTTICSYCGVGCNLTLHVQDNRIVKVSSPHDNPVTHGNLCIKGRFGFQHVQNVASQEDAIPVSGPVSSSVSGSAPGSVPGARTAPADG
- a CDS encoding metal ABC transporter substrate-binding protein; translation: MMSESSRRIRIRNVSLAASAALLAATTACGAEVGSTSGDSPGGASSASTDGKTAVTAAMYPLQWLAERVGGPDSAVTGLTKPGVEPHDLELSPIQVGGLETTGLVVYIRGVQPAVDEAVEQHAADRAFDAATAVTPLPAVAEEEHHGEEGHDHEETGYDPHLWLDPARFATVATKLGERLAAADPAHARGYRDRAAATAADLIALDRELAKGLATCSSDAIVTSHAAFGYLADRYRLHQIGISGLDPDAEPSPARLAEVAKVAKQEKVTTIFTETLVSPKVAEILAQEVGAKTAVLDPVESRPSNGDYLSAMRQNLSTLQTALSCS
- the fdhD gene encoding formate dehydrogenase accessory sulfurtransferase FdhD, which codes for MGRVTVKRRVLRLRETAAAHRVDVLAAEEPLEIRLDGRPLTITMRTPGDDFDLAAGFLVSEGVVTSAEEVTAIRYCAGATADGANTYNVLDVRLAAGTSPPATSLERNFYTTSSCGVCGKASLDAVRTVAKWRVDGDPAPVTAEVIAALPDRLRAAQRVFDRTGGLHAAGLFTLGGDALCVREDVGRHNAVDKLVGWALRDGRLPLASTVLMVSGRASFELVQKAVMAGIPILAAVSAPSSLAVELAAEAGLTLIGFVRGSSMNVYTGEGRVGLVPG
- a CDS encoding NAD(P)H-dependent oxidoreductase subunit E; protein product: MDLRFSDAEPSAEERAAIDAFLGAPTTGWEGGIRSDGDLRVAVGGHEARDRRDLLLPALHAVNDRIGWISEGALDYICRRLTVPPAEAYGVATFYSLFSTKPRPARVLHVCTDLACQARGADAVRRSTEERLGPPGMSWQPSPCLGLCERAPAALALQAGEFPGATVYGPAEPAPAPTGGANGSGAANGSGAANGADQAHDVGGAAGTSGTGTTGTTSGAGGADTTSGAGTIGATSGAGAGGAGRAQDLSRLGGLSGMDATGGPALAERAEPPAEHAVPQAGDPSLVLLRRVGIVDPASLDDYRAEGGYAALREAVRIGPAGVIREVLESGLVGRGGAAFPTGRKWEATARQLDHPHYLVCNADESEPGTFKDRVIMEGDPYALVEAMTIAAYATGCPKGYLYIRGEYPRAIGRMAHAIDVARARGLLGADVMGQGFAFDIEIRRGAGAYICGEETAIFNSIEGFRGEPRSKPPFPVEKGLFGKPTVVNNVETLVNVLPILAGGAAAYAATGTEGSTGTKLFCVSGTVAKPGVYELPFGATLRELLTLSGGATGTLRAVLLGGAAGGFVRPDELDVPLTFEGTRAAGTTLGSGVVLVLDDSVDLAHILLRIAEFFRDESCGQCVPCRVGTVRQEEALHRLSRRPTAGDIALLREVGQAMRDASICGLGQTAWNAVESAIDRLGVFSPSEAS